Proteins from a genomic interval of Diprion similis isolate iyDipSimi1 chromosome 10, iyDipSimi1.1, whole genome shotgun sequence:
- the LOC124411358 gene encoding uncharacterized protein LOC124411358, translating to MEEIIRIQKPVTFDESIAHSEVYAHQPFASSTFGNNDEIRISVQNQNECVLPEKSSLHIHGKVTKEDYSMVAATKLVNMAVCHMFEEIRYKLNGVEIDRNKNVGITSIMKGYLSLTPGQQRGLENTGWLSVADINLADDAGNFDVVIPLRYLLGFAEDYCRVVVNAKHELILTRTNSDLNAVLQTNTTEKFKITLRKVEWLLPYIKLADKPKIQLLNYIAKDSAIPMSFRSWEAYVYPMLPSTTRHVWAVKTSTQLEKPRYVIMGFQTARKNEALKNASEFDHCRIRDVKLFLNSQCYPYGNLNLDISNNQYAILYDMYVQFQTSCYNKEAEPLLSKSEFIKRAPLIVIDCSKQNESLKTGPVDIPLEFEASVEFPRNTAAYYMILHDRVVEYSPISGTVKKLV from the coding sequence ATGGaggaaataataagaatacagAAACCCGTAACATTCGACGAATCGATCGCACACTCTGAGGTTTACGCTCATCAGCCATTTGCATCATCGACCTTTGGGAAtaacgatgaaattcgaatttccgtTCAAAATCAGAACGAGTGCGTGCTACCGGAAAAAAGCTCCCTGCACATTCACGGGAAAGTTACAAAAGAAGATTATTCCATGGTGGCCGCTACAAAATTGGTCAACATGGCTGTTTGCCATATGTTTGAGGAAATTCGTTACAAGTTGAACGGTGTGGAAattgatcgaaataaaaatgtgggcATCACCAGCATCATGAAGGGATACTTATCCCTCACCCCAGGGCAACAGCGCGGTTTGGAGAACACCGGTTGGCTGAGCGTTGCCGATATCAACCTGGCCGATGATGCTGgaaattttgatgtcgttATACCGCTGCGTTATCTGCTGGGATTCGCCGAGGATTATTGCCGAGTCGTCGTTAATGCTAAACATGAGTTGATTCTCACACGCACTAACTCCGATTTAAATGCTGTACTTCAGACAAACACTACCGAGAAGTTTAAAATTACCCTCAGAAAAGTCGAGTGGCTGCTGCCCTACATCAAACTAGCCGACAAGCCGAAAATCCAGCTACTTAACTACATCGCCAAGGACTCGGCCATTCCCATGAGTTTTCGTTCTTGGGAAGCGTACGTGTATCCGATGCTGCCATCAACGACGCGGCATGTCTGGGCGGTCAAGACATCGACGCAGCTGGAGAAGCCTAGATACGTCATAATGGGATTCCAAACTGCAAGGAAAAATGAGGCATTGAAAAATGCTAGCGAATTCGATCATTGTAGAATAAGAGATGTGAAACTCTTTCTCAACTCACAGTGTTACCCCTATGGGAATTTAAATCTAGATATTTCCAATAATCAATACGCCATTCTGTACGATATGTATGTCCAGTTTCAAACATCCTGCTACAACAAGGAAGCCGAACCTCTGCTCTcgaaaagtgaatttataaaacgcgCGCCCCTGATCGTCATCGATTGCTCAAAACAGAATGAATCGTTGAAAACCGGACCGGTGGACATCCCGCTGGAATTTGAAGCAAGCGTAGAATTTCCTCGAAACACCGCAGCCTACTATATGATCTTGCACGATCGGGTCGTTGAGTACAGTCCGATTAGTGGCACGGTGAAGAAATTAGTATAA